From Heteronotia binoei isolate CCM8104 ecotype False Entrance Well chromosome 12, APGP_CSIRO_Hbin_v1, whole genome shotgun sequence, the proteins below share one genomic window:
- the ZBTB26 gene encoding zinc finger and BTB domain-containing protein 26 codes for MTERPDILHFQFENYGDSMLQKMDKLREENKFCDITVRIDDLEIHGHKIVFAAGSPFLRDQFLLNDSREVKISILQSSEVGKQLLLSCYSGILEFPEMELVNYLTAASFLQMSHIVERCTQALWKFIRPKQQLEKKEPSEKQTDSSEPKGPPAVAEEEEEEEEESLQPDSPCIQPSEDSMDMEDSDIQIVKVESIGEVADVRNKKDQSAFISSEQSTLHSSEPQHSLINSTVENRANEMEQSQLHNYSLSYSGGDNLFAFGPSNRGVDKGLQWHHQCPKCTRVFRHLENYANHLKMHKLFMCLLCGKTFTQKGNLHRHMRVHAGIKPFQCKICGKTFSQKCSLQDHLNLHSGDKPHRCNYCDMVFAHKPVLRKHLKQLHGKNSFDNANERNVQDITVDFDSFSCSSAVDSKTCLQGDASQVLDGGKLAQAVLSLRSDGACVN; via the coding sequence ATGACCGAGAGACCTGATATCCTGCATTTCCAGTTTGAAAACTATGGCGACTCAATGCTGCAGAAAATGGACAAACTAAGAGAAGAGAACAAGTTTTGTGACATCACAGTCCGTATAGATGATCTTGAAATTCATGGTCACAAGATTGTGTTTGCCGCTGGCTCTCCCTTCTTAAGGGACCAGTTCCTGCTAAATGACTCCAGAGAAGTGAAAATTTCCATCCTGCAGAGTTCTGAAGTAGGAAAGCAGCTGCTCCTGTCCTGCTACAGTGGAATTCTGGAGTTCCCCGAGATGGAGCTGGTGAATTACTTGACAGCTGCCAGCTTCCTTCAAATGAGCCACATTGTGGAACGCTGCACACAGGCCCTCTGGAAATTCATCAGACCAAAGCAGCAGTTAGAGAAAAAAGAACCAAGTGAGAAACAAACTGACTCTTCAGAGCCAAAGGGACCACCAGCAgtggcagaagaagaggaggaggaggaggaggaatcttTGCAGCCAGATTCCCCATGCATACAGCCCTCTGAGGACAGCATGGATATGGAGGATAGCGATATACAAATAGTGAAAGTAGAGTCCATTGGAGAGGTTGCAGATGTCAGAAACAAAAAGGATCAGAGCGCCTTTATTTCTTCAGAGCAGAGTACTCTTCATTCATCTGAGCCGCAGCACTCCCTAATCAATTCCACAGTGGAGAATCGAGCCAATGAAATGGAGCAAAGCCAGCTGCATAACTATTCCCTCTCATATTCAGGGGGTGATAACCTCTTTGCATTTGGCCCCAGTAATCGAGGAGTAGACAAAGGGCTCCAGTGGCACCACCAGTGTCCCAAGTGCACCCGCGTGTTCCGGCACCTGGAGAATTATGCCAATCACTTGAAAATGCACAAGCTATTCATGTGCCTGCTTTGTGGCAAGACTTTCACGCAGAAAGGCAACCTCCACCGGCACATGCGGGTGCATGCTGGAATCAAGCCCTTCCAGTGCAAGATCTGTGGAAAGACCTTCTCGCAGAAATGCTCCCTGCAGGATCACCTCAACCTTCACAGTGGGGACAAGCCACATAGGTGCAACTATTGTGACATGGTTTTTGCCCACAAGCCTGTCCTGAGGAAGCACCTCAAACAGCTCCATGGCAAAAACAGCTTTGACAATGCCAATGAGAGAAATGTCCAAGACATCACTGTTGATTTTGATTCCTTCAGCTGCAGCTCAGCAGTGGACTCAAAAACATGCCTGCAAGGTGATGCCAGCCAGGTACTAGatgggggaaagctggcccaggCAGTACTTAGTTTACGGAGTGATGGTGCTTGTGTAAACTAG